The following proteins are encoded in a genomic region of Cryptomeria japonica chromosome 11, Sugi_1.0, whole genome shotgun sequence:
- the LOC131855942 gene encoding uncharacterized protein LOC131855942: MLKSDSMEFQKPSRDVNLISGEWRLASVDEVKSNLEEIKSKGIPGKWSIVRVLDGWAMGSGYDYELHQGYKSGMSEMLLVKTNKSRPSNGLFDPEMYSGVELSAEGREAAVLLSVDDKITEVVHFVLHRFAKLEKLILKIKEDLGCDS, translated from the exons ATGCTCAAAAGTGACTCCATGGAATTCCAGAAGCCGTCGAGGGATGTGAACTTGATATCAGGTGAGTGGCGATTGGCTTCTGTTGATGAAGTCAAAAGCAATTTAGAAGAGATTAAAAGCAAAGGAATCCCTGGGAAGTGGAGTATCGTCCGCGTTTTGGACGGATGGGCGATGGGGTCCGGGTATGATTATGAACTTCACCAAGGCTACAAGAGCGGAATGAGCGAGATGCTGCTTGTTAAAACCAACAAATCAAGACCGTCAA ATGGTTTGTTCGATCCAGAAATGTACTCCGGAGTGGAGTTGAGTGCAGAAGGAAGAGAAGCTGCTGTTTTATTGTCTGTTGATGATAAAATCACTGAAGTCGTTCACTTCGTCCTTCACCGTTTCGCCAAGCTAGAGAAGTTGATCCTCAAGATTAAGGAAGACCTGGGCTGCGACAGCTAA